A single region of the Halopiger xanaduensis SH-6 genome encodes:
- a CDS encoding ABC transporter permease: MAVGETQVESGTEPATKETETGWRNTLRTVMRDTTARWGLYVIATVLLITAYTLVDANLSRLTFGAVSDFTFAETLPIFEHPENLPPPGEAQPNEPPAFHAGGSLEHPLGTDPSGRDYFTRIVYGAQVSVSVGLAATFLGLVGGTIVGAVAGYYGGWVDDLLMRAIETVYAIPPLILIIVFTVFVSGGSPDVMYAIVGVGVAFIPVFARIIRSEVLSVREMDYIEAARAAGVKDRNIILRHVIPNSFAPVLVYATLQIGVTILIVAGISFLGFGAQPPTPDWGEMLNTSHSYMHSNVWLSIWPGLAIMITIMGFNLFGDGLQDALDPRIND; the protein is encoded by the coding sequence ATGGCAGTTGGCGAAACCCAGGTCGAGAGCGGTACCGAGCCGGCCACGAAGGAAACCGAGACCGGGTGGCGCAACACGCTCCGGACTGTCATGCGCGATACGACCGCCCGCTGGGGACTGTACGTCATCGCGACGGTCCTGCTGATCACGGCGTACACGCTCGTCGACGCGAACCTCTCGCGGCTTACGTTCGGCGCCGTCTCCGATTTCACGTTCGCCGAGACGCTGCCGATCTTCGAACACCCCGAGAACCTGCCGCCGCCGGGCGAAGCCCAGCCGAACGAACCCCCCGCATTTCACGCCGGCGGGTCGCTCGAGCACCCTCTGGGAACCGACCCGAGCGGCCGGGACTACTTCACTCGGATCGTCTACGGCGCGCAGGTGTCGGTTAGCGTCGGGCTCGCGGCGACCTTCCTCGGGCTGGTCGGCGGGACGATCGTCGGCGCCGTCGCCGGGTACTACGGCGGCTGGGTCGACGACCTGCTGATGCGGGCGATCGAGACGGTGTACGCGATCCCGCCGCTGATCCTGATCATCGTCTTCACGGTGTTCGTCAGCGGCGGCAGCCCGGACGTGATGTACGCCATCGTCGGCGTCGGCGTGGCCTTCATCCCGGTGTTCGCCCGGATCATCCGCAGCGAGGTGCTGTCGGTCCGCGAGATGGACTACATCGAGGCGGCCCGCGCCGCCGGCGTCAAGGACCGCAACATCATCCTGCGCCACGTCATCCCGAACAGCTTCGCGCCGGTGCTCGTGTACGCGACGCTCCAGATCGGCGTGACGATCCTGATCGTCGCCGGCATCTCGTTCCTCGGCTTCGGCGCCCAGCCGCCGACGCCCGACTGGGGCGAGATGCTCAACACGTCCCACAGCTACATGCACTCGAACGTCTGGCTCTCGATCTGGCCCGGCCTCGCGATCATGATCACCATCATGGGCTTCAACCTGTTCGGCGACGGTCTGCAGGACGCCCTCGATCCCCGAATCAACGACTGA
- a CDS encoding ABC transporter permease, whose protein sequence is MGLLRYTTYRFAQAIPVLIGISIITFVLANMTPGDPIRLMVQGQEVDAETIAQLEAQYGLDRPLHERYLDYMAGLVQGDMGHSFHRNRPVSDLIARRIGPTLLLVLSAYAFALVTSIPLGILAAKRRNEPFDHVSRIVALIGVSTPSFWIGIMLILLFGVQLGWFPSSDLVYPWWPPDAYGHDGYLEHAVETVRHLLLPMIALGTLQMATLMRVERTQMIDSLQGEYVKLARAYGVPERTILRKHAFQVAQLPIITIVGLNLSTALGGAVLTEFVFNINGLGRLFYEAIVQLDYQLIMGITMIIATMFVIGVIITDIAYAYIDPRVTYGEAE, encoded by the coding sequence ATGGGACTACTCCGCTACACGACCTACCGATTCGCGCAGGCGATCCCCGTCCTGATCGGCATCTCGATCATCACGTTCGTCCTCGCGAACATGACGCCGGGCGACCCGATCAGGCTGATGGTGCAGGGCCAGGAGGTCGACGCCGAAACGATCGCGCAGCTCGAGGCGCAGTACGGCCTCGACAGGCCGCTCCACGAGCGATACCTCGACTATATGGCCGGCCTCGTGCAGGGCGATATGGGCCACAGTTTCCACCGGAACCGGCCCGTCTCGGACCTGATCGCCCGGCGGATCGGGCCGACCCTGCTGCTCGTCCTGTCGGCGTACGCGTTCGCGCTGGTCACGTCGATCCCGCTGGGCATCCTCGCGGCCAAGCGGCGCAACGAGCCGTTCGACCACGTTTCGCGGATCGTCGCGCTGATCGGCGTGAGCACCCCCTCGTTCTGGATCGGCATCATGCTGATCCTGCTGTTCGGCGTCCAGTTGGGCTGGTTCCCGTCGTCGGATCTGGTCTACCCCTGGTGGCCGCCGGACGCGTACGGCCACGACGGCTACCTCGAGCACGCTGTCGAGACGGTTCGGCACCTGCTGTTGCCGATGATCGCGCTGGGGACCCTGCAGATGGCGACGCTGATGCGGGTCGAGCGCACGCAGATGATCGACTCGCTGCAGGGCGAGTACGTCAAACTCGCGCGGGCCTACGGCGTTCCCGAGCGGACGATTCTGCGCAAGCACGCCTTCCAGGTCGCCCAGTTGCCGATCATCACGATCGTCGGGCTCAACCTCTCGACGGCGCTCGGCGGCGCGGTGCTGACCGAGTTCGTCTTCAACATCAACGGCCTCGGGCGGCTGTTCTACGAGGCGATCGTCCAGTTAGACTACCAACTCATCATGGGAATCACGATGATCATCGCGACGATGTTCGTGATCGGCGTCATCATCACCGACATCGCGTACGCGTACATCGATCCGCGCGTGACCTACGGGGAGGCTGAGTAG
- a CDS encoding ABC transporter substrate-binding protein, with the protein MGYQSPTSTRRRVLAAGGAVSAAAIAGCIGQEDGGDGDGDGNATANISDYQYDREEPDDEEAARSSSLEFLQPAERDEDFDPVVSFDSYSMQVANLVFDGLYEWDDEMTLEPKIADGMPEEQDGTTYVFQIQEGIQFHNGDEVTASDVAHSFTAPVEEETQNAATYAMIESAEAIDDYQLEVSLEHEYGPFTMMTMGVNVVPEDARTEDREAFNTDPIGSGPFQFADFQPGEYVELQRWDDYWDDPQPYVETIRFEAAPDDANRVAQVLAGDTDVIDTVPATEWDEVESEDGVRIHGSRSPSYMYLAFNCNEGQTTDPDVRRAVAHSFSMQQFVEDHLGAAADALVSPIPELTNEEGGWEFPTDEWADQMPEYDPDQAEQLLNDAGVPNDWEPRIIAPEGGPREALAERIGSRLNEVGYGADVQGMSFATLVDTYVTGNADDYEMYLLGWTGGPDPDVYYYNLFHESQEGVGQGHFYGGQGDFHDNILAARESADKEERRELYVSVTEEVLEYLPVLPAYSEHNTMAARESVKDLHAHPEVSYNPRIVSEYQNTWIDG; encoded by the coding sequence ATGGGATATCAGTCACCGACTTCGACTCGCCGTCGAGTCCTAGCCGCCGGTGGGGCGGTTTCGGCGGCGGCCATCGCAGGGTGCATCGGACAGGAGGACGGCGGCGACGGCGACGGTGACGGGAACGCCACCGCCAACATCAGCGACTACCAGTACGACCGGGAGGAGCCCGACGACGAGGAGGCGGCCCGCAGCAGTTCCCTCGAGTTCCTCCAGCCCGCGGAACGGGACGAGGACTTCGACCCCGTCGTCTCGTTCGACTCCTACAGCATGCAGGTCGCGAACCTCGTGTTCGACGGCCTCTACGAGTGGGACGACGAGATGACCCTCGAGCCGAAGATCGCCGACGGGATGCCCGAGGAGCAGGACGGCACGACCTACGTCTTCCAGATTCAGGAGGGCATCCAGTTCCACAACGGCGACGAGGTGACCGCCTCGGACGTGGCTCACTCGTTTACCGCGCCCGTCGAGGAGGAGACCCAGAACGCGGCGACGTACGCGATGATCGAGTCGGCCGAAGCGATCGACGACTACCAGCTCGAGGTGAGCCTCGAGCACGAGTACGGGCCGTTTACCATGATGACGATGGGCGTCAACGTCGTGCCGGAAGACGCCCGAACCGAGGACCGGGAGGCGTTCAACACCGATCCGATCGGCTCCGGTCCCTTCCAGTTCGCGGACTTCCAGCCCGGCGAGTACGTCGAACTGCAGCGCTGGGACGACTACTGGGACGACCCGCAGCCCTACGTCGAGACGATCCGGTTCGAGGCGGCGCCGGACGACGCGAACCGCGTCGCACAGGTGCTGGCCGGCGATACGGACGTCATCGACACGGTGCCGGCCACGGAGTGGGACGAGGTCGAGAGCGAGGACGGCGTCCGGATTCACGGGAGCCGGAGCCCGTCGTACATGTACCTCGCCTTCAACTGCAACGAGGGGCAGACGACCGATCCGGACGTCAGACGGGCCGTCGCCCACTCGTTCTCGATGCAGCAGTTCGTCGAGGACCACCTCGGGGCCGCGGCCGACGCGCTCGTGAGCCCGATTCCGGAACTGACCAACGAGGAGGGCGGCTGGGAGTTCCCCACGGACGAGTGGGCGGACCAGATGCCCGAGTACGACCCCGATCAGGCCGAACAACTGCTCAACGACGCCGGTGTGCCCAACGACTGGGAACCCCGGATCATCGCCCCGGAGGGCGGACCGCGGGAAGCGCTGGCCGAGCGGATCGGCTCCCGACTCAACGAAGTCGGCTACGGGGCAGACGTTCAGGGGATGTCGTTCGCGACGCTCGTCGACACCTACGTGACCGGCAACGCCGACGACTACGAGATGTACCTGCTGGGCTGGACCGGCGGCCCCGACCCCGACGTCTACTACTACAACCTGTTCCACGAGAGCCAGGAGGGCGTCGGCCAGGGCCACTTCTACGGGGGACAGGGCGACTTCCACGACAACATCCTCGCAGCCCGCGAGAGCGCCGACAAGGAGGAGCGCCGGGAGCTCTACGTCAGCGTCACCGAGGAGGTACTGGAGTACCTGCCGGTGCTGCCGGCCTACTCGGAACACAACACGATGGCCGCCCGCGAGTCGGTCAAGGACCTGCACGCGCACCCGGAGGTGAGCTACAACCCGCGCATCGTCTCCGAGTACCAGAACACCTGGATCGACGGCTGA
- a CDS encoding PPC domain-containing DNA-binding protein, with protein sequence MDYREVETTAEYVASLETGADWRAEIESLADDVEADAAWFTALGAVQDAELWFYDQDECEYYPIEFDEPLEVAGCVGNVSLLDDDRFAHTHAVLSDDEGTTYAGHLNEATVWAGEVHMRVFEEPLEREYDETTELDLWL encoded by the coding sequence ATGGATTATCGCGAGGTCGAGACGACGGCCGAGTACGTGGCCAGTCTCGAGACGGGGGCCGACTGGCGGGCCGAGATCGAATCGCTCGCCGACGACGTCGAGGCCGACGCGGCGTGGTTTACCGCGCTCGGCGCCGTGCAGGACGCGGAACTCTGGTTCTACGATCAAGACGAGTGCGAGTACTATCCGATCGAGTTCGACGAACCGCTCGAGGTGGCCGGGTGCGTCGGCAACGTCTCGTTGCTCGACGACGACCGCTTCGCCCACACCCACGCCGTGCTCTCGGACGACGAGGGCACGACCTACGCCGGCCACCTGAACGAGGCGACGGTCTGGGCCGGCGAGGTCCACATGCGCGTCTTCGAGGAACCGCTCGAGCGCGAGTACGACGAGACGACCGAACTGGACCTCTGGCTCTGA